In one window of Phaeodactylum tricornutum CCAP 1055/1 PHATR_bd_24x34 genomic scaffold, whole genome shotgun sequence DNA:
- a CDS encoding predicted protein has translation MFARFLAEEHLDEDHHDEEHHDDDKPWGDVILASFFVQLVTLSGIVLMASIGLYGRIGKRDTHTIWAILHNRVIPAFGAGALLATAVFLMIPESLELLSGGHEDHGEESTAEFLNTTVEDDHKDHSHFRRFLEAEGELSSHGAGPTWKFGASLLAGLLLPMLLSSVFPVPDIEDCDVCEKLEENEASALSPAAVETLLEQDKEADSTKPDTEDKTTMDEGCDAGECECGHPNQVGKADDGTDNSEVSLSVNKLDKSKLALPLQGHAINRGLASSILLGDAFHNFCDGLFIGNAFLLCSREVAYTIVAATVYHEIGQELADFFLLVHHCGFGRVRALLLNFLSGFSVVIGGLIILASDLSDEATGSILAISAGVYIYIAASECIPRIQAKRKTIKDTLIFVLCFATGAVPIGLVLLNHGHCEAGHDHEEEDH, from the coding sequence ATGTTTGCCAGATTTCTTGCAGAAGAGCATCTCGATGAGGATCATCACGATGAGGAGCATCACGACGACGATAAGCCTTGGGGCGATGTCATTCTTGCTTCATTCTTTGTGCAGCTTGTCACTCTTTCCGGTATCGTTTTGATGGCCTCGATAGGTCTTTACGGTCGTATAGGCAAGAGAGATACTCACACAATATGGGCTATCTTACACAACAGAGTCATCCCGGCTTTCGGGGCAGGAGCTCTGTTGGCGACAGCCGTTTTCTTGATGATTCCGGAGAGCCTGGAATTGCTGAGTGGCGGACACGAGGACCACGGAGAAGAATCTACTGCGGAATTCCTCAATACCACTGTCGAGGACGATCACAAGGACCACTCACATTTCCGACGCTTCCTGGAAGCAGAAGGAGAACTATCATCGCATGGAGCTGGGCCTACGTGGAAATTTGGTGCTTCTTTATTGGCTGGGCTTCTTTTACCCATGCTGCTTTCCTCTGTATTCCCAGTACCTGATATTGAGGATTGTGATGTATGCGAGAAGCTTGAAGAAAATGAAGCTTCTGCACTATCTCCTGCGGCGGTGGAGACCTTGTTAGAACAAGACAAGGAAGCTGACAGCACAAAACCCGATACTGAAGACAAGACCACAATGGATGAAGGTTGCGATGCCGGTGAATGTGAATGTGGCCATCCTAACCAGGTTGGCAAGGCCGATGACGGAACCGACAATTCGGAagtctcactgtcagtgaacAAACTAGACAAGTCTAAATTGGCTCTGCCACTCCAAGGACACGCAATCAACCGGGGTCTTGCCAGTAGTATTCTGCTCGGGGACGCTTTCCACAACTTTTGCGATGGTCTCTTTATCGGCAACGCATTTTTGCTGTGCAGCCGAGAAGTTGCGTATACCATCGTCGCCGCCACAGTTTACCATGAAATAGGTCAGGAGTTGGCAGACTTTTTCCTTCTTGTCCATCACTGTGGCTTTGGTCGCGTTCGAGCTTTGTTGCTCAACTTTCTCTCGGGCTTTTCGGTTGTTATTGGTGGATTGATTATTCTAGCTTCCGACCTATCAGATGAAGCGACCGGTTCTATCTTGGCTATTTCTGCTGGTGTTTACATCTATATTGCTGCTTCTGAATGTATTCCTCGTATTCAAGCGAAACGCAAGACCATCAAGGACACTCTCATCTTTGTCTTGTGCTTTGCGACCGGTGCAGTTCCGATTGGTTTGGTTCTTCTCAACCACGGTCATTGCGAGGCTGGCCATGatcatgaagaagaggatcACTAG